A genomic segment from Rhodothermus sp. encodes:
- the mtaB gene encoding tRNA (N(6)-L-threonylcarbamoyladenosine(37)-C(2))-methylthiotransferase MtaB, producing the protein MPRVSFYTLGCKLNFAETSTLERDFRAHHYEVVPFGEPADVTVINTCTVTAEAERQCRQIIRRAIRQNPNAFIIVTGCYAQLRPEEIARIEGVDVVLGAREKFHLFELIKSFQKKEQTQVAVSCIDDLQEFGPAFSSTERTRAFLKIQDGCDYVCSFCTIPSARGRSRSQPIDATIAQAQQLAEMGFKEIVLTGVNIGLYGQEFGVTLLDLLRELDQVAGIERYRISSIEPNLLTDEIIAFVAESRAFMPHFHMPLQSGDNFVLGKMRRRYRRELYAERVARIRELLPEAAIGVDVIVGFPAETPERFENTYRFLNELPVSYLHVFTYSERPGTAAVEQLDRMGGAPVPRPERSRRNRMLQVLSHKKRHAFYQAHQGQVRPVLWESTKKHGLMYGYTDNYIRVQRPFDPERAGQIECVRLGDFAPDGTLVAEDPAFIPIS; encoded by the coding sequence ATGCCACGCGTTTCGTTCTACACGCTCGGCTGCAAATTGAATTTCGCCGAAACCAGCACGCTGGAGCGTGACTTTCGCGCCCACCACTACGAGGTGGTTCCTTTTGGCGAGCCGGCCGATGTGACCGTCATCAATACCTGCACGGTCACCGCCGAAGCCGAACGCCAGTGTCGTCAGATCATCCGCCGGGCGATCCGTCAGAACCCGAACGCCTTTATCATCGTCACCGGTTGCTACGCCCAGCTCCGCCCCGAAGAAATCGCCCGCATCGAAGGCGTCGACGTGGTCCTGGGCGCTCGCGAAAAATTCCACCTCTTCGAGCTGATCAAGAGCTTCCAGAAAAAGGAGCAAACCCAGGTAGCTGTCTCCTGCATCGACGACCTGCAGGAATTCGGCCCCGCTTTCTCCTCCACCGAACGCACACGCGCCTTTCTGAAGATTCAGGACGGATGCGACTACGTCTGCTCGTTCTGCACAATCCCCAGCGCCCGCGGCCGTAGCCGCTCACAGCCGATCGACGCGACGATCGCCCAGGCGCAGCAGCTGGCTGAGATGGGATTCAAAGAGATTGTGCTGACCGGGGTCAATATCGGGCTTTACGGCCAGGAATTCGGGGTCACCCTGCTTGATCTGCTCCGGGAGCTGGACCAAGTGGCGGGCATCGAGCGCTACCGCATCTCATCGATCGAGCCCAACCTGCTCACCGATGAAATCATTGCATTTGTGGCCGAGTCGCGCGCTTTCATGCCTCACTTCCACATGCCCCTGCAGAGCGGCGATAACTTCGTGCTGGGCAAAATGCGTCGGCGCTACCGGCGTGAGTTGTATGCCGAACGCGTGGCCCGCATCCGAGAGCTGCTCCCCGAAGCAGCCATTGGCGTGGATGTAATCGTGGGCTTCCCGGCCGAAACACCCGAACGCTTCGAAAACACCTACCGCTTCCTGAACGAACTGCCTGTCTCCTATCTGCACGTGTTCACCTATTCGGAGCGTCCCGGCACAGCGGCCGTCGAGCAGCTCGATCGGATGGGCGGCGCCCCCGTACCTCGCCCCGAACGCTCCCGCCGTAACCGCATGCTGCAGGTGCTCTCCCACAAAAAGCGACATGCGTTCTACCAGGCACATCAGGGCCAGGTACGTCCCGTACTCTGGGAAAGTACCAAAAAGCACGGCCTCATGTATGGCTACACCGACAACTACATCCGGGTACAACGCCCCTTCGACCCCGAGCGCGCCGGGCAGATCGAGTGCGTCCGTCTGGGCGACTTTGCTCCGGACGGCACGCTCGTAGCCGAGGATCCAGCATTCATTCCCATCAGCTAA
- the purS gene encoding phosphoribosylformylglycinamidine synthase subunit PurS: MFKATVTVRLRPSILDPQGKAVHHALQNLGYAAVTQVRIGKVIDLWIDADSAETAERIAREAAEKLLANPVMEDFDVTVTQVTTPVSAT; the protein is encoded by the coding sequence ATGTTTAAGGCTACGGTAACCGTTCGGCTGCGGCCTTCTATTCTGGATCCTCAGGGCAAGGCTGTGCATCACGCGCTGCAGAACCTGGGCTATGCGGCGGTGACACAGGTGCGCATTGGCAAGGTGATTGATCTCTGGATTGATGCCGATTCGGCCGAAACCGCCGAGCGTATTGCGCGTGAGGCGGCCGAGAAACTTCTGGCCAACCCCGTCATGGAAGACTTCGACGTGACAGTTACGCAGGTAACGACACCTGTTTCTGCCACGTAA
- the pssA gene encoding CDP-diacylglycerol--serine O-phosphatidyltransferase: MWRARWGYDRHGQKQRHFRARLRAYRAQRRQRVRRPIPRAAVPSFFTLMNLFSGFLAITQIHEGRFDYACWLIVLAGFFDMLDGMMARLTNGTSLFGVELDSLSDVVSFGVAPAYLVYAFNLKAYGTLGLIIAALPAICGAVRLARFNVQFDGEKREYFQGLPIPAQAAALVALVLNAEGVDLLERLTPGDFPVLIPVVFMLSALMVTNIPFDAMPRPSLAYLRRHPWKSGAYGLALILIIFLQQIGLLLVLGGYILHGIGRAVYNLVRAILNTPLEAVSETTNPQAETRDV; this comes from the coding sequence ATGTGGCGGGCACGCTGGGGATATGACCGACATGGACAGAAACAGCGTCACTTTCGGGCGCGGTTGCGGGCCTATCGGGCACAACGTCGCCAGCGGGTGCGCCGGCCCATTCCGCGGGCAGCTGTACCGTCTTTCTTCACCCTGATGAACCTCTTCAGTGGCTTTCTGGCCATTACGCAGATCCATGAAGGCCGCTTCGACTATGCCTGCTGGCTGATTGTGCTGGCTGGATTTTTTGACATGCTTGATGGGATGATGGCCCGGCTGACAAACGGTACGAGCCTCTTCGGCGTCGAGCTTGATTCGCTCAGCGATGTGGTATCGTTCGGGGTAGCACCGGCCTATCTGGTCTATGCCTTCAACCTGAAGGCGTACGGGACTCTGGGCCTGATCATTGCTGCCCTGCCAGCCATCTGCGGGGCGGTGCGCCTGGCGCGTTTTAATGTGCAGTTCGACGGTGAAAAGCGCGAGTACTTTCAGGGATTGCCCATTCCTGCGCAGGCGGCTGCGCTGGTGGCGCTGGTGTTAAACGCCGAAGGGGTTGATCTCCTGGAGCGCCTGACTCCCGGTGATTTTCCGGTACTGATTCCGGTGGTGTTTATGCTTTCGGCGCTTATGGTTACCAACATCCCATTTGATGCGATGCCGCGTCCCAGCCTGGCCTACCTGCGACGCCACCCTTGGAAGTCAGGAGCATATGGACTGGCGCTGATACTGATCATCTTTTTACAGCAGATTGGCTTGCTTCTGGTACTGGGGGGCTATATTCTGCATGGTATTGGTCGTGCCGTTTACAATCTGGTACGGGCCATTCTGAATACCCCCCTGGAAGCTGTTTCTGAAACGACAAACCCGCAAGCGGAAACGCGCGATGTTTAA
- a CDS encoding ATP-dependent Clp protease adaptor ClpS produces MGGPNLLAAEKPTAPAPEVELESTEETRLDAPWRVILYNDDIHTFDEVIFQLMKATGCSLPEAEALTWKVHTEGKAAVYEGSFEECFRVQGVLREIQLITEIQG; encoded by the coding sequence ATGGGAGGGCCGAACTTACTGGCTGCGGAGAAACCGACGGCACCGGCGCCCGAGGTGGAGCTCGAAAGCACGGAAGAAACGCGGCTGGATGCCCCCTGGCGGGTCATTCTCTATAACGACGACATACACACCTTTGACGAAGTCATTTTTCAGCTCATGAAGGCTACGGGTTGTTCGCTGCCTGAAGCTGAGGCGCTGACCTGGAAGGTGCACACCGAGGGAAAGGCGGCCGTTTACGAGGGCTCGTTTGAGGAGTGCTTCCGCGTCCAGGGTGTGCTGCGCGAGATTCAGCTCATCACGGAGATTCAGGGATAG
- the carB gene encoding carbamoyl-phosphate synthase large subunit: MPKRTDIKRILLIGSGPIVIGQACEFDYSGSQAARALRKEGYEVILVNSNPATIMTDPITADRVYLQELTPESIRRIVEKERPDAVLPTMGGQTALNLAAQLHEEGFWEAMGVEIIGVDIEAIQITEDRQRFRDLMEQIGIDQARSRTARSLLEAKEILQELGGLPVVIRPSFTLGGTGGGIVWSMEEFDRKVTRGLELSPVHQVLIEESVYGWKEYELELLRDANDNVIIVCPIENLDPMGIHTGDSVTVAPAQTLTDKQYQRMRDAAIKMMRSIGKFAGGCNVQFAVEPHTGRMIAVEINPRVSRSSALASKATGYPIAKVAARLAVGYTLDELPNDVTGTTSACFEPSIDYVVVKIPRWNFEKFEGVDEELTTQMKAVGEVMAIGRTFPEALQKAWQSLENGYAGLGADREDPSREEVRARLKKPYWDRTLQIRNAFRLGASVEEIHDITYIDPWFLYQIEDIVRIERELERRTLDQLDADFLRLVKQYGFSDVQIAYLLQENVTEAEVRARRKALGLKPTFQLVDTCAAEFPAQTPYYYSTYETENESEVTDREKVIILGAGPNRIGQGIEFDYCCVHGVLAAREMGYEAIMINCNPETVSTDFDVADKLYFEPVFWERVLDIIEHEDQHGKLKGVIVQLGGQTALKLARKLHEHGIPILGTSFPMMDLAEERSKFSALLRELEIPYPPYGAARTVTEAVEVAERIGYPILIRPSYVLGGQGMRIAINKEEVERYVRNILKLLPDNEILLDLFLENGIEVDVDAACDGEEVWIAGIMQHIEPAGVHSGDSTAVLPPFSLSEEVLNTIRRYTEDIARRLQVVGLINVQMVVKDNVVYVIEANPRASRTMPFVAKATGVPVAKIGAQLMLGRKLREFREAGLLESKLKGYAIKEPVFSWDKFPEVPKELGPEMKSTGEAIAFVETLTDDHFRRPYAIRNLYLSR, encoded by the coding sequence ATGCCGAAGCGGACCGACATCAAGCGGATCCTGCTTATCGGATCAGGCCCAATTGTTATCGGGCAGGCCTGTGAGTTTGACTATTCCGGTAGCCAGGCCGCTCGCGCATTGCGAAAAGAAGGCTATGAGGTCATTCTGGTCAACTCGAATCCAGCGACTATCATGACTGACCCGATCACCGCTGATCGGGTTTACCTGCAGGAGTTGACGCCCGAGTCCATCCGACGCATTGTCGAAAAAGAACGGCCCGACGCTGTGCTGCCCACGATGGGGGGACAGACAGCACTGAACCTGGCCGCCCAGCTCCACGAGGAGGGCTTCTGGGAGGCCATGGGGGTGGAAATCATCGGCGTGGACATCGAGGCGATCCAGATCACGGAGGATCGTCAGCGATTCCGCGATCTGATGGAACAGATCGGGATCGATCAGGCGCGCAGTCGTACAGCACGTAGTCTGCTGGAGGCCAAAGAGATCTTGCAGGAGCTGGGTGGATTGCCCGTGGTGATTCGTCCCTCCTTTACTCTGGGAGGGACAGGCGGCGGCATCGTCTGGTCCATGGAGGAATTTGATCGGAAGGTGACGCGTGGGCTGGAGCTTTCGCCAGTACATCAGGTGCTCATCGAGGAAAGCGTCTACGGTTGGAAGGAGTACGAGCTGGAGCTGCTGCGCGATGCGAACGACAACGTGATCATCGTCTGCCCCATCGAAAACCTTGATCCGATGGGCATCCATACGGGCGACTCGGTCACGGTGGCACCTGCGCAAACCCTTACGGATAAGCAGTACCAGCGCATGCGCGATGCCGCCATCAAGATGATGCGTTCGATCGGCAAGTTTGCGGGCGGCTGTAACGTGCAGTTTGCCGTCGAGCCCCACACCGGACGCATGATCGCCGTTGAAATTAATCCACGCGTGTCACGTTCGTCGGCGCTGGCTTCAAAAGCAACGGGCTATCCCATTGCCAAGGTGGCGGCTCGCCTGGCTGTGGGCTATACGCTCGACGAACTCCCGAACGATGTGACCGGTACGACCAGTGCCTGCTTTGAGCCGTCTATCGACTACGTGGTCGTCAAAATTCCGCGCTGGAATTTTGAGAAGTTCGAGGGTGTTGACGAGGAACTGACCACGCAGATGAAGGCGGTGGGCGAAGTGATGGCCATCGGTCGTACTTTCCCTGAAGCTCTCCAGAAAGCCTGGCAGAGCCTGGAAAACGGGTATGCCGGGCTGGGCGCTGACCGTGAGGATCCGTCGCGCGAGGAGGTACGGGCCCGCCTTAAAAAGCCCTACTGGGATCGTACGCTTCAGATTCGCAACGCCTTCCGGCTGGGGGCTTCGGTCGAAGAGATCCACGACATCACCTACATTGATCCCTGGTTTCTCTATCAGATCGAAGACATTGTCCGCATCGAGCGGGAGCTGGAACGGCGCACCCTGGATCAGCTTGATGCTGACTTCCTGCGGCTGGTCAAACAATACGGCTTTTCGGATGTGCAGATTGCCTATCTGCTGCAGGAGAACGTGACGGAGGCGGAGGTGCGGGCGCGGCGCAAGGCGCTGGGTCTCAAGCCCACGTTCCAGCTGGTCGATACCTGTGCTGCTGAATTCCCGGCGCAGACGCCCTACTACTATAGCACCTACGAGACCGAAAACGAAAGCGAGGTTACTGACCGCGAAAAAGTCATCATCCTGGGTGCCGGTCCCAACCGCATTGGTCAGGGCATCGAGTTCGACTATTGCTGCGTCCACGGTGTACTGGCCGCCCGGGAGATGGGCTACGAAGCCATCATGATTAACTGCAATCCAGAGACGGTATCGACCGACTTCGACGTGGCCGATAAGCTTTACTTCGAGCCTGTCTTCTGGGAACGGGTGCTCGACATCATTGAGCACGAAGACCAACATGGCAAACTCAAAGGCGTGATTGTACAGCTCGGCGGTCAGACGGCGCTCAAGCTGGCCAGAAAGCTCCACGAACATGGCATTCCGATCCTGGGGACCTCCTTCCCTATGATGGACCTGGCCGAAGAGCGGAGCAAGTTTTCGGCGTTGCTGCGAGAGCTGGAAATTCCGTATCCGCCGTATGGTGCGGCGCGTACGGTGACCGAAGCAGTCGAAGTGGCTGAACGCATCGGCTACCCGATCCTGATTCGCCCCAGCTACGTGCTGGGCGGCCAGGGCATGCGTATCGCCATCAATAAGGAAGAGGTCGAGCGCTATGTCCGTAACATTCTCAAACTACTGCCCGACAACGAAATCCTGCTGGATCTCTTCCTGGAAAATGGCATTGAGGTGGATGTCGATGCCGCTTGTGATGGCGAGGAAGTCTGGATTGCCGGCATCATGCAACACATCGAACCGGCCGGGGTGCACTCCGGCGACTCGACGGCTGTGCTGCCGCCCTTCTCGTTGTCGGAGGAGGTTCTGAACACGATCCGCCGCTACACCGAAGACATCGCACGGCGTCTGCAGGTGGTCGGCCTGATCAACGTGCAGATGGTGGTCAAAGACAATGTGGTCTATGTGATCGAGGCCAACCCCCGGGCATCGCGGACCATGCCCTTTGTGGCCAAGGCGACGGGCGTGCCGGTGGCCAAGATCGGTGCGCAACTCATGCTGGGTCGCAAGCTCCGGGAATTCCGTGAAGCTGGCCTGCTCGAATCAAAGCTCAAAGGCTACGCGATCAAGGAGCCCGTTTTCTCCTGGGATAAGTTCCCCGAGGTTCCTAAAGAGCTGGGGCCGGAAATGAAGTCCACCGGCGAAGCCATTGCCTTCGTCGAGACGCTTACCGACGACCACTTTCGCCGGCCTTACGCCATCCGCAACCTTTACCTGAGTCGATAG
- a CDS encoding DUF86 domain-containing protein — protein sequence MEELQRDRLLEWALRYGLFECIQITVDISCRLVSRYNLGTPSTYSECITLLVRGGYLTEELAQKLQKMVGLRNLLVHGYVTIEVERLYRFIGQLDDFVQFVTSVRPYL from the coding sequence CTGGAAGAGCTCCAACGAGACCGTCTCCTGGAATGGGCGCTTCGTTACGGTTTGTTCGAGTGTATTCAGATCACTGTTGACATCAGTTGTCGCCTGGTTAGCCGCTACAATCTGGGTACGCCTTCGACCTATAGCGAATGCATTACGTTACTGGTGCGCGGGGGATACCTGACCGAAGAACTGGCCCAGAAGCTTCAAAAGATGGTGGGATTACGCAATCTGCTGGTACATGGATATGTTACGATAGAGGTAGAACGCCTATACAGGTTTATTGGTCAACTTGATGATTTTGTGCAATTTGTCACAAGCGTTCGTCCTTACCTTTAG
- a CDS encoding nucleotidyltransferase domain-containing protein: protein MKLSVSDRAVLVSQLRPRLEVRSEIVFALLFGSVARGQATPLSDVDVGIYVDRPLDLLELGGLVSELELAVRRPVDVVILNEALKRRPALAYEAAAHGQLICCRDEAQWVDFKYRAFLAYFDTEPLRRMRREAFLERLKNRALGERKYTGTPPSS from the coding sequence ATGAAGCTTTCTGTGTCCGATCGCGCAGTACTTGTGTCCCAGCTCCGGCCGAGGTTGGAAGTGCGGTCGGAGATCGTGTTCGCGTTGCTGTTTGGTTCGGTCGCCCGGGGCCAGGCTACGCCACTAAGTGATGTGGACGTAGGCATCTATGTGGACCGGCCGCTGGATTTGCTGGAACTGGGCGGGTTGGTAAGCGAACTGGAGCTGGCCGTCAGACGGCCGGTCGATGTAGTCATACTGAACGAGGCGCTGAAACGGCGGCCCGCACTGGCCTACGAGGCGGCAGCGCATGGACAGCTAATCTGTTGCCGTGATGAAGCGCAATGGGTCGATTTCAAGTACCGAGCATTTCTGGCGTACTTCGACACAGAACCCCTGCGCCGCATGAGGCGCGAAGCTTTTCTGGAGCGATTGAAAAATCGAGCATTAGGAGAGCGAAAATATACAGGAACACCTCCATCGTCTTGA
- a CDS encoding DUF5916 domain-containing protein — protein MSWLLFSLLLAAVPLPSDSLTTPTLRAVPLTHSLRLDGQLVEPIWQQAPAATAFRQTEPIEGAAPTFPTAVRVLYGPNAIYIGAMLYDPEPHRIRRLLSRRDQFNQADWFSVAIDSYFDRKTAYVFAVNAAGVLADGILISTGSPRQRGEPDLSWDAVWEAAVAVVDSGWSVEMRIPYAMLRFPRADSLTWGIFFRRDIARLSEVDEWPFIPRAIRSAGVVAYFGQLQGLLGLRPRRNLQITPYLVSNGSRLQQRNGQIQSDLGADGGVDLKLGLSSNFILDLTLNPDFGQVEVDPAVLNLTAFETVFEERRPFFTEGTQIFRFSYGREGRLFYSRRIGAREPIIAAAKISGRSESGLSLGLLGATTGTDFQPRQHYLVGRLRQELGPYSTIGLMATGLFLSRATAGDLAYSLAGGADWDLRFGGNIYRFGGHLSLSHRQKAQQPAQTGWAMSVRLERLQGMWTYGAGFDGFDDRFNVNDVGQLRRNNLQRIWARLGHQFNNYRPFGPFQRADAFMFTWHQRSYRDHVYLGSGFFFRAGALTRGFARLALYARGDYLWGGYDLYESRGMGPIYRPRTLMIGGSYETDTRRPTRLQPSLEAELDEAGGRRLNTGLELSWNAWAWLDLTARLSLEQEYNLLRWASNETFARLPEGWAIGTRSTSPARLSPNDFRPLEGSDLLEQLATHIAPYPGFPDRYYVAVFGLRDTQRLEFTLRSTLTFSPMLSVQSFTQLLLARGRYTNPSLRLDKDTLLPFPAYPKQHEFVLNSFRINVVLRWEYRPGSILYLVWTHDRDTYSRPDPFQPDSWYQRLSFPEQLRDTFRLFPNNAFTIKLTYLIFS, from the coding sequence ATGAGCTGGTTACTGTTCAGTCTATTACTGGCAGCGGTACCTTTGCCGAGTGATTCCCTGACCACACCGACGTTGCGGGCCGTGCCGCTCACGCATAGCCTGCGCCTTGATGGCCAGCTGGTCGAACCCATCTGGCAGCAGGCTCCTGCGGCTACTGCATTTCGTCAGACAGAACCCATTGAAGGCGCTGCACCTACCTTTCCTACTGCCGTGCGGGTTCTCTATGGCCCTAATGCCATCTACATTGGCGCTATGCTCTACGATCCGGAACCCCACCGCATTCGTCGCCTGCTGAGCCGGCGCGATCAATTCAATCAGGCCGACTGGTTCAGCGTGGCGATCGACTCGTACTTCGACCGAAAGACCGCCTATGTATTTGCTGTCAATGCCGCAGGTGTGCTGGCTGATGGCATCCTGATCAGCACGGGATCCCCTCGCCAGCGGGGCGAACCTGACCTCTCCTGGGACGCTGTCTGGGAAGCAGCGGTAGCTGTTGTGGACTCAGGCTGGTCGGTCGAAATGCGTATCCCATACGCGATGCTGCGTTTCCCTCGAGCGGACTCTCTGACCTGGGGTATTTTCTTTCGGCGTGACATCGCTCGCCTGAGTGAAGTGGACGAATGGCCTTTCATCCCCCGAGCCATCCGAAGCGCTGGTGTGGTAGCCTATTTTGGTCAGCTACAAGGCTTATTGGGTTTGCGTCCGCGGCGGAATCTCCAGATTACGCCCTATCTGGTCTCAAACGGCTCACGATTGCAGCAACGTAATGGTCAAATTCAGTCTGATCTGGGGGCAGATGGCGGGGTAGATCTGAAATTAGGCTTAAGCTCAAACTTTATTCTGGATCTCACCCTGAATCCTGACTTTGGCCAGGTCGAAGTCGATCCGGCTGTACTCAACCTGACAGCGTTTGAGACGGTATTTGAGGAACGCCGCCCTTTTTTCACGGAAGGCACCCAGATCTTTCGTTTCTCTTATGGCCGTGAAGGCCGACTGTTTTACAGCCGCCGCATCGGAGCACGTGAGCCAATCATTGCGGCCGCCAAAATTTCGGGCCGGAGCGAAAGTGGACTCTCGCTGGGACTGCTGGGGGCCACTACTGGTACCGACTTTCAGCCGCGTCAACATTATCTGGTCGGACGCCTGCGTCAGGAACTGGGCCCTTACTCGACGATTGGTTTGATGGCCACAGGCCTTTTTCTTTCCCGGGCCACTGCTGGCGACCTGGCCTATAGTCTGGCAGGCGGAGCGGACTGGGACCTGCGCTTTGGCGGGAACATCTATCGCTTTGGTGGCCACCTGAGCCTATCCCACCGCCAGAAAGCACAACAGCCTGCCCAGACGGGCTGGGCCATGTCCGTACGCCTGGAACGGCTGCAGGGGATGTGGACCTACGGAGCTGGCTTCGATGGCTTTGACGACCGTTTCAATGTCAACGACGTCGGCCAGCTCCGTCGCAACAACCTGCAACGCATCTGGGCCCGCTTGGGCCACCAGTTCAACAACTATCGCCCCTTTGGGCCATTTCAACGTGCCGATGCTTTCATGTTCACCTGGCACCAACGTTCGTATCGAGACCATGTGTACCTGGGCAGCGGCTTTTTCTTCCGAGCTGGTGCCCTCACACGTGGCTTTGCCCGCCTTGCCCTTTATGCACGTGGCGACTATCTCTGGGGCGGGTACGATCTTTACGAATCACGGGGCATGGGGCCGATCTATCGTCCCCGTACCCTGATGATCGGTGGAAGCTACGAGACCGACACGCGCCGCCCGACCCGTTTGCAACCTTCACTCGAAGCTGAGCTGGACGAAGCCGGCGGCCGCCGCCTCAACACCGGACTTGAACTGAGCTGGAATGCCTGGGCCTGGCTGGATCTGACGGCTCGCCTTTCGCTCGAACAAGAATACAACCTGCTACGATGGGCTTCGAACGAAACCTTTGCCCGTCTGCCGGAAGGATGGGCCATTGGAACGCGAAGCACCTCGCCAGCTCGGCTGAGCCCCAATGACTTCCGCCCGCTGGAAGGAAGCGATCTACTGGAACAACTGGCCACCCATATTGCCCCCTATCCGGGCTTTCCGGATCGCTACTACGTGGCCGTCTTTGGGCTTCGCGATACTCAACGCCTGGAATTCACCCTGCGAAGCACGTTGACCTTTTCGCCAATGCTTTCTGTACAGAGCTTTACCCAGCTGCTGCTGGCCCGCGGGCGTTATACCAATCCATCGCTGCGCCTGGACAAAGACACGCTCCTTCCTTTTCCTGCATATCCCAAACAACACGAATTTGTACTCAACAGCTTCCGTATCAATGTGGTTCTGCGCTGGGAATATCGACCGGGCTCCATACTCTACCTGGTCTGGACTCACGACCGCGACACCTACAGCCGTCCCGATCCCTTCCAGCCTGATTCATGGTATCAGCGCCTGAGTTTTCCGGAACAGCTGCGCGATACGTTCCGGCTGTTTCCCAACAATGCGTTCACGATCAAGCTGACCTACCTGATCTTCTCCTGA
- a CDS encoding phosphatidylserine decarboxylase family protein → MLAPEGYPIIGGTTLVAVLLAAGAYYWLPGVWRMAGLLLAVLLLGFVLFFFRDPERRPPKDAEALLLAPADGKVVEIVDVDHEPVYLKGPARRLSIFLSPLDVHVNRVPADGVVELVRYIPGDYLVAWHPKASEQNERSEIGLRHPSGIRVLFKQIAGVLARRIVFHLQEGDTVHAGQRFGIVKFGSRMDVFVPPHVRFDVKVGDRVRAGETVLARLVTARPAVEAAETPRLHNN, encoded by the coding sequence ATGTTGGCACCGGAAGGATACCCAATCATTGGAGGAACTACGCTGGTTGCCGTGCTCCTGGCAGCAGGTGCTTACTACTGGTTGCCGGGCGTCTGGCGCATGGCAGGCCTGCTGTTAGCAGTTCTTTTGCTGGGTTTTGTGCTGTTTTTCTTTCGGGATCCGGAGCGTCGGCCGCCGAAGGACGCCGAGGCGTTGTTGCTGGCCCCCGCCGATGGTAAGGTGGTGGAGATCGTTGATGTGGATCATGAGCCAGTGTACCTGAAAGGGCCGGCGCGACGTTTGTCCATTTTTCTTTCGCCGCTGGACGTGCACGTCAACCGGGTGCCGGCCGATGGTGTCGTTGAACTGGTGCGTTATATCCCGGGGGATTACCTGGTAGCCTGGCATCCAAAAGCCAGCGAGCAAAACGAACGCTCAGAGATCGGACTGCGTCATCCAAGTGGAATTCGGGTGCTGTTCAAGCAGATTGCGGGGGTACTGGCCCGGCGGATTGTGTTTCACCTGCAGGAGGGGGACACGGTACATGCCGGACAGCGCTTCGGGATTGTCAAGTTCGGATCTCGGATGGATGTGTTCGTACCTCCGCACGTGCGTTTCGATGTAAAGGTAGGCGACCGAGTGCGCGCGGGTGAAACCGTACTGGCCCGGCTGGTGACAGCCCGTCCGGCTGTCGAAGCAGCCGAAACGCCTCGACTACATAACAACTGA